One genomic segment of Gottschalkia acidurici 9a includes these proteins:
- a CDS encoding ATP-binding protein, which yields MVIEKKIILIKNKLFPRNKNDLKIKYIISVIISLMITLLIIGNILKLNFLKSETNYIAENGILNIQNWDPAKEENIKLDGEWRFYPHTLLDPSQKETKDNLLEKYIEVPSSWESNGYINESGTYRLVIKVPEDRVYGIKTKTIRSASRIYFNGEEVMSMGNPSLDRENFNPESKYKIAMGSSSNKEIELVIQVSSYEYRVGGILKSIEFGTSETIMNTNNKDRAMDALIISVCLVLGIYFLLTYIQRQKEKHFGYFSGMCFFMGIYLSTMNEQLLDLVYTYDWIARIRIQILLMIMIMICVLKFIHHFFYEYVNKRTMGIIVKIMLMMIILTFNNPKNPLSITMGYVQAIVLTSLAISYGYIFWILLKAIYNKVDSLEYIIVITNAMFLYWITISIKIFFEIDLGHTSMILIFIIMISIALLMNRRLQLDYEQVNNLSEKLIMYDRLKDEFLAKASHELRTPLYIILNLTKFLLEGRKGSLNSKQQEDLYFIHQEGQRLSRLVEDLLDASQVKKGEIKLRLSPINPYTIVEDILKEMKILIPKDKQIILKNRIPKEFPALKLDSDKFRQIIYNLVHNAIKYTESGEVSITASLEYEQAIIKVSDTGIGIEEKYLKDVFNTFYQKNKNDKSNQGLGLGLSIVKQLVEGHGGNISVESVYKKGSTFKITLPIYEGEIEEKDKLMSYQYNTYEPETLLDLNMKKESENNIERQTVLIVDDEPLNQKVLEYVIDQMGLNTLIAYNGAETLDIIEKNKVDLIILDFMLPDMSGDEVCKKIRQKYTMAELPIMILTASGKTIDLMNAFDYGANDFQKKTSNTEELKTRINSLLLMKKSVEDGLKKEFQYFYSQISPHFLYNTLNTIIGLSYKDTNKARKALNNLSTYFRGKLDVHQSECLISLESELELVTAYLEIEQIRYGERLKVEYDIEGELRAMIPPLTLQPLVENSVNHGIKNKSDAGKIKISIYRERSGFISITIEDNGIGIDFEKQRELLSGKSQRIGFSNVMNKIKILKGAELTLESKPYEYTRVKIIIPETKNHER from the coding sequence ATGGTTATTGAGAAAAAAATTATATTAATAAAAAATAAGTTATTTCCTAGAAATAAAAATGATCTTAAAATTAAATATATTATTTCTGTCATTATTTCACTAATGATTACTTTACTAATTATAGGTAATATTTTAAAGCTTAACTTTTTAAAGTCGGAGACGAACTATATAGCTGAGAATGGAATTTTAAATATTCAGAACTGGGATCCAGCTAAAGAAGAAAATATTAAACTAGATGGTGAGTGGAGATTTTATCCGCATACATTACTCGATCCAAGCCAAAAAGAAACAAAAGATAATCTATTGGAAAAATATATAGAGGTTCCTAGCTCTTGGGAATCAAATGGATATATAAATGAATCTGGAACCTATCGCCTCGTAATAAAAGTTCCAGAGGACAGAGTATATGGTATCAAAACTAAAACAATAAGATCAGCAAGCCGTATATACTTTAATGGAGAAGAAGTTATGAGTATGGGAAATCCATCTCTAGATAGAGAAAACTTTAATCCAGAGAGTAAATATAAAATAGCAATGGGAAGTAGCTCAAATAAAGAAATTGAATTAGTTATTCAAGTATCTAGTTATGAGTATAGAGTTGGAGGTATATTAAAATCAATTGAATTTGGAACTTCTGAGACTATTATGAATACAAACAATAAAGATAGGGCGATGGATGCACTTATTATTTCAGTCTGTCTAGTATTAGGAATATACTTTCTTTTAACGTACATTCAGAGACAAAAGGAGAAGCATTTTGGATATTTTAGTGGAATGTGCTTTTTTATGGGTATATATTTATCTACTATGAATGAACAGCTATTAGATTTAGTATATACCTATGACTGGATAGCTAGAATTCGTATTCAGATTCTATTGATGATTATGATAATGATTTGCGTTTTGAAATTTATACACCATTTCTTTTATGAATATGTGAATAAAAGAACTATGGGTATAATTGTTAAAATCATGCTTATGATGATTATACTAACTTTTAATAATCCTAAAAATCCATTAAGCATTACTATGGGGTATGTACAAGCTATAGTTCTTACTAGTTTAGCTATAAGTTATGGATACATATTTTGGATCTTATTAAAAGCAATATATAATAAAGTGGATTCTTTGGAGTACATTATTGTAATTACAAATGCTATGTTTCTTTATTGGATAACAATATCTATTAAAATATTTTTTGAAATAGATTTGGGACATACATCTATGATTTTAATCTTTATAATAATGATAAGTATTGCTTTATTAATGAATCGACGTCTTCAATTAGATTATGAACAAGTAAATAATCTTTCTGAAAAACTTATTATGTATGATAGATTAAAAGATGAATTTCTAGCCAAAGCTTCACACGAACTACGTACGCCCCTATATATTATACTAAATTTAACAAAGTTCTTATTAGAGGGAAGGAAGGGATCTCTTAACTCAAAACAGCAAGAAGACTTATACTTTATACATCAAGAAGGTCAGAGACTATCTCGTCTAGTGGAGGATTTATTAGATGCCTCTCAGGTAAAAAAAGGTGAAATAAAATTAAGATTGAGTCCAATAAATCCATATACAATTGTAGAAGATATTTTAAAAGAAATGAAAATTTTAATTCCAAAGGATAAACAAATTATATTAAAAAATCGTATTCCCAAAGAGTTTCCAGCACTAAAGTTGGATTCTGATAAGTTTAGACAGATTATCTATAACTTAGTTCACAATGCAATAAAGTATACTGAATCTGGAGAAGTAAGTATAACAGCATCGTTAGAGTATGAACAGGCTATAATTAAAGTATCTGATACAGGAATAGGAATTGAAGAAAAATACTTAAAAGATGTTTTTAATACTTTTTATCAGAAAAATAAGAATGATAAATCTAATCAAGGGCTAGGACTGGGGTTGTCTATAGTAAAACAATTGGTAGAGGGACACGGTGGTAATATATCAGTAGAATCAGTTTATAAGAAAGGATCTACCTTTAAGATTACTCTACCTATATATGAGGGTGAAATTGAAGAAAAAGATAAACTAATGTCCTATCAATATAATACTTATGAACCAGAAACATTATTAGATTTAAATATGAAAAAAGAAAGTGAGAATAATATAGAAAGACAAACAGTGCTTATTGTAGATGATGAGCCATTAAATCAGAAAGTTTTAGAATATGTTATAGATCAGATGGGACTTAATACGCTTATAGCTTATAATGGAGCTGAGACATTAGACATTATCGAAAAAAACAAGGTTGACTTGATTATTTTGGACTTTATGCTACCAGACATGTCCGGTGATGAAGTTTGTAAAAAGATTCGCCAAAAATACACCATGGCAGAGCTTCCTATAATGATATTAACTGCCTCAGGTAAAACAATTGACTTAATGAATGCTTTTGACTATGGAGCCAATGACTTTCAGAAAAAAACATCAAATACTGAAGAGCTAAAGACAAGGATTAACTCCTTATTGCTAATGAAAAAATCTGTAGAAGATGGATTAAAAAAAGAGTTTCAGTACTTTTATTCCCAAATATCACCTCACTTTTTATATAATACACTGAATACTATTATTGGACTTAGCTATAAGGATACTAATAAAGCTAGAAAAGCACTAAATAACTTATCAACCTATTTTAGAGGGAAACTAGATGTTCATCAGAGCGAATGTCTTATATCACTAGAGTCAGAGCTAGAATTGGTAACTGCATATTTAGAAATTGAGCAAATAAGATATGGAGAAAGGTTAAAGGTTGAGTATGATATAGAAGGAGAATTAAGAGCTATGATTCCACCACTTACACTACAACCTTTAGTAGAGAATTCGGTTAATCATGGTATAAAAAATAAAAGTGATGCTGGAAAAATCAAAATTAGTATATATAGAGAAAGATCAGGCTTTATAAGTATTACTATTGAAGACAATGGTATAGGAATTGACTTTGAAAAACAACGAGAATTATTGAGTGGAAAAAGTCAAAGAATTGGGTTTAGTAATGTGATGAATAAAATAAAAATATTAAAAGGAGCTGAGTTAACACTAGAGAGTAAGCCTTATGAGTATACAAGAGTGAAGATTATTATACCAGAAACCAAAAATCATGAGAGATAG
- a CDS encoding RNA-guided endonuclease InsQ/TnpB family protein produces MKLKRAYKIEIKPTGEQKIKVHQTIGICRFIYNFYIAHNKEVYEKEKRFVSGMDFSKWLNNEYIPNNQDKKWIKEVSSKAVKQSIMNADKAFKDFFKGKTSFPKFKKKKNQNIKAYFPKNNKTDWSIERHRVKIPTLGWVRLKEYGYISTNSIVKSGTVSQKADRYYVSILVEEDIQISQKPTNEGIGIDVGLKEFAICSDGKKFKNINKTSRIKKIEKKLKREQRKLSRKYESLKLRNKNIKEGRATRQNIQKQVVKVQKLHQKLTNIRTDYINKTISKIVKQKPSYITIEDLNVSGMMKNKHLSKSISNQKFFEFRTKLSSKCKQNNIELRIVDRFYPSSKTCSKCGEIKKDLKLKDRVYRCECGINIDRDLNASINLKNAKKYRIA; encoded by the coding sequence ATGAAGTTGAAAAGAGCATACAAGATAGAAATTAAACCTACTGGTGAACAAAAAATAAAAGTACATCAGACTATAGGTATATGTAGATTTATATATAATTTTTATATTGCTCATAATAAAGAAGTTTATGAAAAAGAAAAAAGATTTGTTAGTGGAATGGATTTTTCTAAATGGTTAAATAACGAGTATATACCTAATAATCAAGATAAAAAATGGATAAAAGAAGTTTCTTCAAAAGCAGTAAAACAATCTATTATGAATGCAGATAAGGCTTTTAAGGATTTTTTTAAAGGAAAAACGAGTTTTCCTAAATTTAAAAAGAAGAAAAATCAAAATATAAAAGCATACTTTCCTAAAAATAATAAGACTGACTGGAGTATCGAAAGACATAGAGTTAAAATACCTACTCTTGGTTGGGTAAGACTTAAAGAATATGGATATATATCTACAAACTCAATAGTAAAAAGTGGTACAGTTAGTCAAAAGGCTGATAGATATTATGTATCTATATTAGTTGAAGAAGATATACAAATATCACAAAAACCTACAAATGAGGGAATAGGTATAGATGTTGGTTTAAAAGAATTTGCTATATGTAGCGATGGAAAAAAGTTTAAAAATATAAATAAAACATCAAGAATCAAGAAAATAGAAAAGAAATTAAAAAGAGAGCAAAGAAAACTATCAAGAAAATATGAGAGTTTGAAATTAAGAAATAAAAATATAAAGGAAGGGAGAGCTACTCGTCAAAATATCCAAAAGCAAGTAGTCAAAGTACAAAAACTTCATCAAAAATTAACAAACATAAGAACAGACTATATAAATAAAACTATATCAAAAATAGTTAAGCAAAAACCAAGCTATATAACTATTGAAGATTTAAATGTTAGTGGAATGATGAAGAATAAGCATTTATCAAAGTCCATTTCAAATCAAAAATTCTTTGAATTCAGAACAAAGCTAAGCTCTAAGTGTAAACAAAATAATATAGAACTTAGAATAGTTGATAGATTCTATCCATCATCAAAGACATGTAGTAAGTGTGGAGAAATTAAGAAAGATTTGAAACTTAAAGATAGAGTTTATAGATGTGAATGTGGAATTAATATTGATAGAGATTTAAATGCAAGTATAAATCTTAAAAATGCTAAAAAATATAGGATAGCTTAA
- a CDS encoding response regulator — MKVLLVDDEELGLEVLEILISQIDGMEVVGKFTDPNRALKELSSMKVDALFLDIEMGELSGIGLVNEIKKNNYDMDIVFVTAYPQYAIKAFEVNAIDYLLKPVKIERLRKSILRLKEHRQKRNTNSLNEKESSQLVISTMGKLQVLDYKCIPIKWRTQKVRELFAFLVQHKKQPIHKMKIVEELWYDVPIDKATTLLHTTIYQLRKTIREKISVNLNPIVLENNHYRLNIDVQIDLIELENILEDSKVNKENVKKILELYRGDYLEEEDYSWCLYKQQELRRKTLQYLEKYLVELTSKNKSLLVENCLIKMLELSPYDEEYAYLLIKYYGEINNKIKMIEMYEIFRRRLNKELGIDVQEKILKAYSRYINI; from the coding sequence TTGAAGGTATTGTTAGTTGATGATGAGGAATTGGGACTAGAAGTATTGGAAATTTTGATAAGTCAAATAGATGGTATGGAGGTAGTTGGAAAATTTACAGATCCAAATAGGGCGTTAAAAGAGTTATCCAGTATGAAGGTTGATGCTTTATTTTTAGATATAGAAATGGGAGAATTAAGTGGAATTGGGCTTGTAAATGAAATTAAAAAAAACAATTATGATATGGATATTGTTTTTGTAACTGCATATCCTCAATATGCAATAAAGGCTTTTGAAGTAAATGCAATTGACTACTTATTAAAACCAGTTAAAATTGAGAGGTTGAGAAAGAGTATTTTAAGACTGAAAGAGCATAGACAGAAAAGAAATACTAATAGTTTAAATGAAAAAGAAAGTAGCCAATTAGTCATATCCACTATGGGAAAACTTCAGGTATTAGATTATAAGTGTATTCCAATTAAATGGAGAACTCAGAAAGTTAGAGAGTTATTTGCTTTTTTAGTTCAGCATAAAAAACAGCCTATTCATAAAATGAAAATAGTGGAAGAATTATGGTATGATGTTCCTATAGATAAGGCAACTACTTTATTACACACAACTATATATCAGCTTAGAAAGACTATTAGAGAAAAGATAAGTGTAAATCTAAATCCAATTGTTCTAGAAAATAATCACTATAGATTGAATATTGATGTTCAAATTGACTTAATAGAATTAGAAAATATACTAGAAGATTCAAAAGTAAATAAAGAAAATGTTAAGAAAATACTAGAGTTATATAGAGGAGATTATTTAGAAGAAGAAGATTATTCTTGGTGCTTGTATAAGCAACAAGAACTAAGAAGAAAAACCTTACAATATTTAGAAAAGTATTTAGTTGAACTAACTTCTAAAAATAAATCTTTGTTAGTGGAAAATTGTTTAATAAAAATGCTAGAGTTATCTCCATACGATGAAGAATATGCCTATTTATTGATTAAGTATTATGGAGAAATAAATAATAAAATAAAAATGATTGAAATGTACGAAATATTCAGAAGAAGATTGAATAAAGAACTAGGAATAGATGTACAAGAAAAAATATTAAAAGCTTATAGCAGATATATTAATATATAG